One Helianthus annuus cultivar XRQ/B chromosome 12, HanXRQr2.0-SUNRISE, whole genome shotgun sequence genomic region harbors:
- the LOC110892968 gene encoding uncharacterized protein LOC110892968: protein MEPDEPYYLAWERFQNLCARCSQHGLSDWALCEKFYNGLTQESRDRFDTNAGGHMMGILTVAECLERFEAFAQSQSQSRSDQRYQNGNSNTTTSAPARGVNHVIMDPSLASVLENMSRELKEIKAKVDKWEYCRGGHDTSACPLLVGEEQVDFVGGGQGRGQPSGFGNNNVGSGWRNNNNNFAANNNFHSNGPPGFQIAQNPNRGQNSLFGGVSNEQVNDGGSSSQVQTGQGSSYDLGGSLERMESMMSQLIVRDQTTQKKLSKHDLMLKNHQAAFQDLQRVVGDMSRKLEERLPGQFAGNTQPNPNAHVKAITTRSGKTVGNPSVEERVVDDDGDIVDEEIEMEAPGKVQSRLRPASTAQPGESQGEKRVEKPPVDVRPSPLVNHAYVPFPSRLKNQKYSREYGKFLDIFKQLKINLPFIEALQSMPKYAKFLKDLLRNKEKLGELSNVPLHGGCSAVVSNQLPKKLTDPGVFTIPCLFGSNTNTRALADLGATINLMPFSLYEKLDLGELSPTRMTLSLADRSVKHPRGIVENLLVKVDKFVFPADFVILDMEADENVPLILGRPFLNTAKALIDVFLGTITLRAGEESVVFKVMNSRGLSDRVEAVSSVRECEKDEKDEEKVMSDPSIEKVIGLKCEDPSDGRVEELEERIVRLESKLEILSKAQFGERLRYDESRFKPLGEELRGCERDKSVWVELSNDRYNGATARECVFGGELHLFDPP, encoded by the coding sequence ATGGAGCCCGACGAGCCTTACTACCTTGCTTGGGAGCGTTTCCAAAACCTTTGTGCTCGTTGCTCCCAGCATGGTCTTTCTGATTGGGCTTTGTGTGAGAAATTTTATAACGGTCTCACCCAAGAGAGTCGTGATAGGTTCGACACTAATGCGGGGGGGCATATGATGGGTATTCTTACAGTTGCTGAGTGTCTAGAGCGTTTTGAGGCATTTGCTCAGTCTCAATCCCAATCACGATCCGATCAGCGGTATCAAAATGGTAATTCTAATACCACTACTAGTGCACCCGCCCGAGGTGTGAACCATGTCATCATGGATCCTAGTTTAGCCAGTGTTTTGGAAAACATGTCTAGGGAACTTAAAGAAATCAAGGCTAAGGTAGACAAATGGGAGTATTGTCGAGGGGGTCACGATACGAGTGCGTGTCCATTGCTAGTTGGTGAGGAGCAAGTTGATTTCGTAGGAGGAGGTCAAGGTAGAGGTCAACCTAGTGGGTTTGGTAATAATAACGTTGGTTCGGGTTggcgtaataataataataattttgctGCTAACAACAATTTTCACTCAAACGGACCCCCTGGttttcaaatagctcaaaatccaaATAGGGGCCAAAATTCACTCTTTGGTGGGGTTTCAAATGAGCAGGTTAATGATGGGGGGTCAAGTAGTCAGGTTCAAACAGGTCAAGGGTCAAGCTATGATCTTGGGGGTAGTCTAGAAAGGATGGAGTCCATGATGAGTCAATTAATTGTTAGGGATCAAACCACCCAAAAGAAACTTAGCAAACATGACCTTATGCTTAAGAATCACCAAGCTGCTTTCCAAGACCTTCAAAGGGTTGTAGGTGATATGTCTAGGAAGTTAGAGGAGAGATTACCCGGTCAGTTTGCGGGTAACACCCAACCTAACCCGAATGCCCATGTAAAGGCCATTACCACCCGTAGTGGCAAAACCGTAGGGAACCCGAGCGTAGAGGAGAGAGTAGTCGATGATGATGGAGATATTGTAGACGAAGAGATAGAGATGGAGGCTCCCGGCAAAGTGCAATCGAGGCTgcgcccagcaagtaccgcacagccCGGTGAGTCTCAAGGTGAGAAGAGAGTAGAGAAACCTCCCGTGGATGTTAGGCCTTCGCCTTTAGTGAACCATGCGTATGTCCCGTTCCCTTCACGTCTTAAGAATCAAAAATACTCGAGGGAATACGGGAAATTCTTAGACATCTTCAAGCAATTGAAGATTAATCTTCCTTTTATCGAGGCACTCCAGTCCATGCCTAAATACGCAAAATTTTTAAAGGACCTTCTTAGGAATAAGGAGAAGTTAGGGGAGTTGTCGAATGTCCCATTGCATGGAGGATGTTCGGCCGTTGTCTCAAATCAGCTTCCTAAAAAGCTTACCGATCCCGGTGTTTTCACAATTCCTTGTCTATTCGGTAGTAACACTAATACTAGAGCTTTAGCCGACCTAGGAGCTACCATCAATTTGATGCCCTTTTCTCTCTACGAAAAGCTAGACTTAGGCGAGCTTTCACCCACCCGAATGACATTATCCTTAGCTGATAGATCCGTGAAACACCCTAGGGGCATAGTCGAGAATTTGCTTGTTAAGGTGGACAAGTTCGTATTTCCGGCTGACTTCGTCATTCTCGACATGGAAGCCGATGAAAACGTACCGTTAATTTTAGGACGCCCATTCTTGAACACCGCTAAAGCTCTCATAGATGTCTTTTTAGGCACCATCACACTTAGAGCGGGCGAGGAATCGGTAGTTTTTAAGGTTATGAATTCGAGAGGGTTAAGTGATAGAGTGGAGGCGGTATCGTCAGTAAGGGAGTGTGAGAAGGACGAGAAAGATGAGGAGAAGGTGATGAGTGATCCGAGTATAGAGAAGGTGATAGGACTCAAGTGTGAGGATCCATCGGATGGGAGAGTAGAGGAATTAGAGGAGAGAATCGTGCGTTTAGAATCTAAGCTAGAGATACTAAGTAAAGCTCAGTTTGGGGAGAGACTTCGATATGACGAGTCTAGATTCAAACCGCTAGGTGAGGAGTTGAGAGGTTGTGAGAGAGATAAGAGTGTTTGGGTTGAGTTGAGCAATGATAGGTATAATGGTGCTACAGCCCGTGAGTGTGTGTTTGGAGGTGAGCTGCATCTTTTTGATCCTCCATAA